In Halobaculum sp. XH14, a single genomic region encodes these proteins:
- a CDS encoding ATP synthase subunit A translates to MSQATDAEVTDGTGRIDSVSGPVVTAVDLDARMNDVVYVGDEGLMGEVIEIEGDVTTIQVYEETSGVGPGEPVENTGEPLSVDLGPGMLDAIYDGVQRPLDVLETKMDSAFLDRGVDAPGIDLDKEWEFTPEVEAGDEVEPGDVVGIVPETVTIDHKVMVPPDYEGGTVESAETGEFTVDEAVVTLENGEEVSMHQEWPVREQRPTVEKRTPRTPLVSGQRILDGLFPIAKGGTAAIPGPFGSGKTVTQHSLAKFADADIIVYVGCGERGNEMTEVIEDFPELEDPANGNPLMARTSLIANTSNMPVAARESCVYTGITIAEYYRDMGYDVALMADSTSRWAEAMREISSRLEEMPGEEGYPAYLAARLAEFYERAGYFENINGSEGSVSVIGAVSPPGGDFSEPVTQNTLRIVKTFWALDADLAERRHFPAINWNESYSLYQDQLDPWFQEEVAEDWPDKRQWAVDTLDEEGELQEIVQLVGKDALPEDQQLTLEVARYLREGYLQQNAFVDEDMYCPPEKTYEILTAIQTFNDEAFDALDAGVPVEDIQSIDAAPRLNRIATQGDWEEYVEELKAEITEELRSLY, encoded by the coding sequence ATGAGTCAAGCAACAGACGCGGAAGTCACGGACGGGACCGGACGCATCGACAGCGTGAGTGGTCCGGTCGTGACGGCCGTCGATCTCGACGCCCGGATGAACGACGTCGTCTACGTCGGCGACGAAGGGCTGATGGGCGAGGTCATCGAGATCGAGGGCGACGTCACGACCATCCAAGTGTACGAGGAGACCTCGGGGGTCGGCCCCGGCGAACCGGTCGAGAACACCGGCGAACCACTCTCGGTCGACCTCGGCCCGGGCATGCTGGACGCCATCTACGACGGCGTGCAGCGCCCCCTCGACGTGCTGGAGACGAAGATGGACAGCGCGTTCCTCGACCGCGGGGTCGACGCGCCGGGCATCGACCTCGACAAGGAGTGGGAGTTCACTCCCGAGGTCGAGGCCGGCGACGAGGTCGAACCCGGCGACGTCGTCGGGATCGTCCCCGAGACAGTCACCATCGACCACAAGGTGATGGTGCCGCCCGACTACGAGGGCGGGACCGTCGAGAGCGCCGAGACCGGCGAGTTCACCGTCGACGAGGCGGTCGTCACGCTCGAGAACGGCGAGGAGGTCTCGATGCACCAGGAGTGGCCGGTGCGCGAGCAGCGGCCGACCGTCGAGAAGCGCACCCCGCGCACCCCGCTGGTGTCGGGCCAGCGCATCCTGGACGGGCTCTTCCCCATCGCCAAGGGCGGGACGGCCGCGATTCCGGGGCCGTTCGGCTCCGGGAAGACGGTCACCCAGCACAGCCTCGCCAAGTTCGCCGACGCGGACATCATCGTCTACGTCGGCTGTGGCGAGCGCGGCAACGAGATGACCGAGGTCATCGAGGACTTCCCCGAACTGGAGGACCCGGCGAACGGGAACCCGCTGATGGCCCGGACGAGCCTCATCGCCAACACGTCGAACATGCCGGTCGCGGCGCGCGAATCCTGCGTGTACACCGGCATCACCATCGCGGAGTACTACCGCGACATGGGCTACGACGTCGCGCTCATGGCCGACTCCACCTCGCGGTGGGCCGAGGCGATGCGCGAGATCTCCTCGCGGCTCGAGGAGATGCCCGGCGAGGAGGGGTACCCCGCGTACCTGGCCGCCCGGCTGGCGGAGTTCTACGAGCGCGCCGGCTACTTCGAGAACATCAACGGGAGCGAGGGATCCGTCTCGGTCATCGGGGCGGTCTCCCCGCCCGGCGGCGACTTCTCGGAGCCGGTCACCCAGAACACGCTGCGCATCGTGAAGACGTTCTGGGCGCTCGACGCCGACCTGGCCGAACGGCGGCACTTCCCGGCGATCAACTGGAACGAGTCCTACTCGCTGTACCAGGACCAGCTCGACCCGTGGTTCCAGGAGGAGGTCGCCGAGGACTGGCCCGACAAGCGCCAGTGGGCAGTCGACACGCTCGACGAGGAGGGCGAACTGCAGGAGATCGTCCAGCTCGTCGGCAAGGACGCCCTGCCGGAGGACCAGCAGCTCACCCTCGAGGTGGCGCGCTACCTCCGCGAGGGCTACCTGCAGCAGAACGCGTTCGTCGACGAGGACATGTACTGTCCGCCCGAGAAGACCTACGAGATCCTCACGGCCATCCAGACGTTCAACGACGAGGCGTTCGACGCGCTCGACGCCGGCGTCCCGGTCGAGGACATCCAGAGCATCGACGCCGCGCCGCGGCTCAACCGCATCGCAACCCAGGGGGACTGGGAGGAGTACGTCGAGGAACTGAAGGCGGAGATCACGGAGGAGCTTCGCTCGCTCTACTAG
- a CDS encoding V-type ATP synthase subunit C, producing the protein MSKSAGTSNPEYVNARVSSRRGALYDTDDYRKLVRMSPAEIARFMEESAYEEQVNELGSRFSGVDLIEYALNGNLAEQFEDVLDWCEGRLYDQVARYLRKFDAWNVKTALRGQYADAERESVEADFIRAGEFDDARIGRLLDAGSIEEVVEVLSDTPFGPGLEEAYGDYEASGVLVPLENAVDRAYYELLSTSDLSGEALAEYREFLESEIDFRNAINALRLARSGADVDPSEYYIEGGVLFSAEELRALAQNPDELVQRVRDSRYGEDLSDALADLEAAESLIGFERALEAALLEYADSLGHVYPLSVTPVVSYILAKEREVDNIRAIARGKEAGLSEEEIEEELVIL; encoded by the coding sequence ATGAGTAAGAGCGCCGGCACGTCGAACCCGGAGTACGTGAACGCCCGCGTCAGCTCCCGACGCGGCGCGCTGTACGACACCGACGACTACCGGAAGCTCGTCCGGATGAGCCCGGCCGAGATCGCCCGCTTCATGGAGGAATCGGCCTACGAGGAGCAGGTGAACGAGCTCGGCTCGCGGTTCTCCGGCGTCGACCTCATCGAGTACGCGCTGAACGGGAACCTCGCGGAGCAGTTCGAGGACGTCCTCGACTGGTGTGAGGGTCGGCTGTACGACCAGGTGGCCCGCTACCTCCGCAAGTTCGACGCGTGGAACGTCAAAACCGCGCTCCGCGGGCAGTACGCGGACGCCGAGCGCGAGTCGGTCGAGGCCGACTTCATCCGCGCCGGCGAGTTCGACGACGCCCGCATCGGGCGGCTGCTCGATGCAGGGTCCATCGAGGAGGTCGTCGAAGTGCTCTCCGACACCCCGTTCGGTCCGGGGCTCGAGGAGGCGTACGGCGACTACGAGGCCAGCGGCGTGCTGGTCCCGTTGGAGAACGCGGTCGACCGCGCGTACTACGAACTGCTCTCGACGAGCGACCTCTCCGGCGAGGCGCTCGCCGAGTACCGCGAGTTCCTGGAGTCCGAGATCGACTTCCGGAACGCGATCAACGCGCTGCGGCTCGCCCGGTCGGGCGCCGACGTCGACCCCTCGGAGTACTACATCGAGGGCGGCGTCCTGTTCTCGGCCGAGGAGCTCCGCGCGCTGGCACAGAACCCCGACGAGCTCGTCCAGCGGGTCCGCGACAGTCGGTACGGCGAGGACCTCTCGGACGCGCTGGCCGACCTGGAGGCCGCGGAGAGCCTCATCGGGTTCGAGCGCGCGCTGGAGGCGGCGCTGCTGGAGTACGCGGACTCGCTCGGGCACGTCTACCCGCTGTCGGTGACGCCCGTGGTGTCGTACATCCTCGCCAAGGAGCGCGAGGTTGACAACATCCGGGCCATCGCCCGCGGGAAGGAGGCCGGCCTCTCCGAGGAGGAGATCGAGGAGGAACTGGTGATCCTATGA
- a CDS encoding V-type ATP synthase subunit F has translation MSQEIAVIGSPEFTTGFRLAGVRKCENVADDEKDERLDDAVERTLADDEVGIVVMRDEDLDHLSRTVRRSAEGSVEPVLVTLGGGAGSGLREQIKRAIGIDLMAEDDDNE, from the coding sequence ATGAGTCAGGAAATCGCGGTCATCGGCAGCCCCGAGTTCACGACGGGCTTTCGACTGGCGGGGGTCCGCAAGTGCGAGAACGTCGCGGACGACGAGAAGGACGAGCGGCTCGACGACGCCGTCGAGCGCACGCTCGCCGACGACGAGGTCGGCATCGTCGTCATGCGCGACGAGGACCTCGATCACCTCTCGCGGACCGTCCGCCGGTCCGCCGAGGGGAGCGTGGAGCCCGTGCTCGTCACGCTCGGCGGCGGCGCCGGGAGCGGCCTGCGCGAACAGATCAAACGCGCCATCGGGATCGACCTGATGGCCGAAGACGACGACAACGAGTAA
- a CDS encoding F0F1 ATP synthase subunit C, producing the protein MIDTLPQLADVVLQDGSGTAAIPPNAAAALAVGLAAFGSGYAERGIGSAAVGAVAEDEDLFVTGLIFTVLPETLVILALVTFFLV; encoded by the coding sequence ATGATCGACACACTCCCTCAACTGGCAGACGTTGTATTGCAGGATGGTAGCGGCACGGCGGCCATTCCGCCCAACGCGGCGGCGGCGCTCGCGGTCGGCCTCGCGGCGTTCGGCTCGGGCTACGCCGAGCGCGGCATCGGGTCGGCCGCCGTCGGCGCGGTCGCGGAGGACGAGGACCTCTTCGTCACGGGCCTGATCTTCACGGTCCTGCCGGAGACCCTCGTCATTCTCGCGCTGGTCACCTTCTTCCTGGTGTAA
- a CDS encoding V-type ATP synthase subunit E gives MSLDTVAEDIREEARARAEEIREDGEERADEIVAEAEAEAERVREEREAAVERQIDQEREQALSSAKLEAKQERLEARRDALETVRAEVEAAIADLEGERREELTRLLLDQAAEEFDDAETVSVYGRAGDEELLTDVLSEYEGWSYAGSRDCLGGVFVESEGSRVRVNNTFDSVLEDVWEDNLKELSDRLFDDE, from the coding sequence ATGAGTTTGGACACTGTCGCCGAGGACATTCGAGAGGAAGCCCGCGCGCGTGCGGAGGAAATCCGCGAAGACGGTGAGGAACGCGCGGACGAGATCGTCGCCGAGGCGGAAGCCGAGGCCGAGCGCGTCCGCGAGGAGCGCGAGGCGGCCGTCGAACGACAGATCGACCAGGAGCGCGAACAGGCGCTCTCCAGCGCGAAGCTCGAAGCCAAGCAGGAGCGACTCGAGGCCCGCCGCGACGCCCTGGAGACGGTCCGGGCGGAAGTCGAGGCGGCCATCGCGGACCTGGAGGGCGAGCGGCGCGAGGAGCTGACCCGACTGCTGCTCGACCAGGCGGCCGAGGAGTTCGACGACGCGGAGACCGTCTCCGTTTACGGCCGCGCGGGCGACGAGGAACTGCTGACCGACGTGCTCTCGGAGTACGAGGGCTGGTCGTACGCGGGGTCCCGCGACTGTCTCGGCGGCGTGTTCGTCGAGAGCGAGGGCTCCCGCGTCCGGGTCAACAACACGTTCGACTCGGTCCTCGAGGACGTCTGGGAGGACAACCTCAAGGAGCTGAGCGACCGACTGTTCGACGATGAGTAA
- a CDS encoding ATP synthase subunit B has protein sequence MKEYQTITEISGPLVYAEVDEPVGYDEIVEIETPGGDTKRGQVLESEDGLVAIQVFEGTTGIDRNASVRFLGETLKMPVTEDLLGRVLDGSGQPIDGGPDIVPDERRDIVGAAINPVSREYPEEFIQTGVSSIDGMNTLVRGQKLPIFSASGLPHNDLALQIARQATVPEEDEASEDDEGSEFAVIFGAMGITQEEANEFMEDFERTGALERSVVFMNLADDPAVERTVTPRMALTTAEYLAFDKDYHVLVILTDMTNYCEALREIGAAREEVPGRRGYPGYMYTDLAQLYERAGRIEGRDGSVTQIPILTMPGDDDTHPIPDLTGYITEGQIYVDRDLHSQGIQPPVQVLPSLSRLMDDGIGEGLTREDHGDVSDQMYAAYAEGEDLRDLVNIVGREALSERDNKYLDFADRFEEEFVEQGYDTDRTIDETLEIGWDLLSTLPREELNRVGEDLIEEHYREDITGGDESAEEVSAD, from the coding sequence ATGAAAGAGTACCAGACAATCACGGAGATCAGTGGCCCCCTCGTGTACGCCGAGGTCGACGAGCCCGTCGGCTACGACGAGATCGTCGAGATCGAGACGCCCGGCGGCGACACGAAGCGCGGCCAGGTCCTCGAGAGCGAGGACGGCCTCGTCGCCATCCAGGTGTTCGAGGGGACCACCGGCATCGACCGCAACGCGTCCGTCCGCTTCCTGGGCGAGACGCTGAAGATGCCCGTCACCGAGGACCTCCTCGGGCGGGTGCTGGACGGCTCGGGCCAGCCGATCGACGGCGGCCCGGACATCGTCCCGGACGAGCGGCGCGACATCGTCGGCGCCGCCATCAACCCCGTCTCCCGGGAGTACCCCGAGGAGTTCATCCAGACCGGCGTGTCCTCGATCGACGGCATGAACACGCTGGTCCGGGGCCAGAAGCTCCCGATCTTCTCGGCCTCGGGGCTGCCCCACAACGACCTGGCGCTGCAGATCGCACGCCAGGCGACCGTGCCCGAGGAGGACGAGGCGTCCGAGGACGACGAGGGCTCGGAGTTCGCGGTGATCTTCGGCGCGATGGGCATCACCCAGGAGGAGGCCAACGAGTTCATGGAGGACTTCGAGCGCACCGGCGCGCTGGAGCGCTCGGTCGTCTTCATGAACCTCGCGGACGACCCCGCGGTCGAGCGGACGGTCACCCCGCGGATGGCGCTGACGACCGCGGAGTATCTCGCGTTCGACAAGGACTACCACGTGCTCGTCATCCTGACGGACATGACCAACTACTGCGAGGCGCTCCGCGAGATCGGGGCGGCCCGCGAGGAGGTCCCGGGGCGGCGTGGCTACCCCGGTTACATGTACACCGACCTGGCGCAGCTGTACGAGCGCGCGGGCCGGATCGAGGGTCGTGACGGCTCGGTGACCCAGATTCCGATCCTCACGATGCCGGGCGACGACGACACCCACCCGATCCCGGACCTGACCGGCTACATCACGGAGGGGCAGATCTACGTCGACCGCGACCTGCACAGCCAGGGCATCCAGCCCCCGGTGCAGGTGCTGCCGAGCCTCTCGCGCCTGATGGACGACGGCATCGGCGAGGGGCTCACCCGCGAGGACCACGGCGACGTCTCCGACCAGATGTACGCGGCGTACGCGGAGGGCGAGGACCTGCGCGACCTCGTGAACATCGTCGGTCGGGAGGCGCTCTCCGAGCGCGACAACAAGTACCTCGACTTCGCGGACCGCTTCGAGGAGGAGTTCGTCGAGCAAGGGTACGACACGGACCGCACCATCGACGAGACGCTCGAGATCGGCTGGGACCTCCTCTCGACGCTGCCGAGGGAGGAACTCAACCGCGTCGGCGAGGACCTCATCGAGGAGCACTACCGCGAGGACATCACGGGCGGCGACGAGTCGGCCGAGGAAGTCTCGGCGGACTGA